The window AGATGAGCTCAAGGAAAAGGGCATAGGTACATCTGTTCATTTCATACCACTGCATATACATCCATATTATCGTGACATCTATGGTTATAAGCCTCAGGATTTTCCTGTTGCCTATGAAATATATAAAAGGATTATTTCTCTGCCTATCTACCCTAAAATGACAGATGAGGATGTTGAAATAGTAGTGGAGGCAGTCAAGGATGTCGTGAATAGGAATAGAAGGTAAGGGACCTGAGGTAAATAATTAGTGCAAACAGTAAGAGTGTGAGGAAAGTGAAGAGATACGTTCATATAAAATTTTGCAGCCTTACATTTGCTCTCTGAATTCTCTCTTCCGCCTCTTAATACTCCATTCTGATAGTTTTCTCCTACTTACAAATATTACTTTTGCATTGAAATAATGAAACGTATTTTTGACATATTTTTTTCATTTACTGGACTATTATTCCTTCTGCCGTTATTTGCTGCAGTTGCAATAGTTGTAAAACTTGATAGTAGAGGACCCGGGTTTTTTATGCAGGAGAGAATTGGAAAAAATTTTAAGGTATTCAAAATATATAAATTCAGAACAATGACAGTTGATGCAGAGAGTAAAGGTCCGAAAATAACTGTTGGTGGTGATAAACGGATAACAAAAATCGGGAAATTATTAAGAAAATACAAAATAGATGAACTGCCGCAACTAATAAACGTCCTGAAAGGAGAGATGAGTTTTGTTGGTCCAAGACCGGAAGTTAAGAAATATGTTGATTTGTATAAAACGGAATATGAAAAACTGCTTAAGGTACGACCTGGTATAACTGACCCGGCATCAATAAAATATTCAAGTGAAGAAATTGTTCTCTCTTTATCAGAAAACTGGGAGGAAAATTATGTCAAAAGGATACTACCAGAAAAGATTAAGCTTTCCTCACACTATGTAGATAATCACAATCTTCTTACCGATCTGAGATTAATCTTTACGACCATTTTCAAAATATAATAACTATCCAGGTTGTAACTGATTTAGACAGTCAGGCTAACTGTCGGCGGTCCTATTGACCACAAAACTCCTGTTGTATATCGTGAAAGTCACCGTAAATTAGCTGCATAATTCTGTTGATCTTCAGGAGGACACAACAACTCCAGAAAAATTATTTTGTTATTACCTTATTACATAAAAACATAACCGAGCAACACTGAAAATCAATAAACTTTTCTTAATGATGGATGGTAAGATGAAGACATGTAAGGGTATAAAATCTATTTCCTTGACAGCTTGTATTTTTCTTTTGTTCTCAATATTTACAACCTTAGAAGCATTTGCTGCAGAGTATTATATTGACCCGGTAAGTGGAAAGGATTCTGATACAGGGTTAAGTCAGGCACTTGCATGGGCAACTATTTCGTATGCTATGGAACAGTTGTCAGCGGGAGATACCCTTTTCCTGATGGATGGAACTTTTACTGAGAGTCTTAATATAACAATATCGGGCAAACCGGGTGACCCAATTACGTTCAAAGCTCTTAATGATGGAAAAGTAATAATAGATGGGAAAAATTCCAGGATTCCATTGTTGATTGAAGGGACTGATGCCAACCATAAAACGTATATTGATGTAGAAGGGATCGTATGCAGAAATTCTAACAGTGATATAGTTCAAATAAAACGGAGTGATAATATCAGCATTAAACGGGTATCTGCATATAATGCTGATCCTGACGGAAACTTCGTTGCTTTTTCTATAGCTTATGATTGTACTAATATCCTTGTTGAAGATTGTGCAGCCTCAGGTACAGGGAGAAAACAGTATAATGCATTTTCAGATAGTAAAGTTACTTTCAGACGATGTTGGGGGAGGTGGATAGACCATCAATGGGGGAATTGGAATTCATGTCTGGACATCTATGGGGCTGATGATTGTATAGTTGAGAACTGTATTGTTACTATGGATTCAACAGTAACAAAGAAGGTACATGGTATAGAGATAGTCAATCAAAGTAATCCTGACGCAGACAGAAATAAAATTTATGGTAATATAGTCTACGGAATAAACGATTATGGTTATATTGTTGCCAGTGCAGGAGGGCATCATATAAGAGATAATAAGCATGTCGATAATGTGGCAATTATGGAGGGGAATTCTAAAGGTGGGTTCCTTCTAAAAGCAGATGGTAATTGGACAGGAGATAGGTTAACACTTGTCGGCACATCAGATGTTGATTTAGTCAGGGTCGAGGCAAACCCATTTGGAGAAGATCCTGATTTTCAAATCCGAGGGGTTTTGCGTAATTCCGTTTTGCTTTCAGGTGATGTGGGTATAAAGATTACATCATCACCATTAATCAAATCTTTTACAAATAAATATAATAATCTTTGCAGTTTAGCAATCCCTTATTCCGGTAGGGCATCGCAGGGTGCAGGTGAAGCGGCTATTAAAGACACAATTCCCAGCTTCGATACAGTAAAATATGGTAAAGGGGCCTATTTAATCAGACCGGCAAACCTAAAAGGTAAAGGGGAGAACGGAGCAGATATAGGCGCGGAGATATTATATCAATATATCGATGGTATACTACACAGAGATGATCACCATAGATTATGGCCGTGGCAGATGGAAGATAGAATCTTTGCAGAAACAGGAGTCAGTGTGACCTGGGAAGCGAAGGGAGGTATTTGGAAAACATTAAATGGTGTATATCCTGAGAATTAAATCATTCAAACCGAGATTGTCTCTATTGCATAAATTAATCCACTCCAACATCCTTTTTACTTCACAATGTGTGTGTCCTTTTTTATATACTTTAGTCTTCCTGCTTATTTTTACCCTGGGATAGATTGCCCGTAATCCCATTTGACACATGTATGCCTGAACTCTCACTCCGCCTATTTCAAAATCTTATCGCCTTAATCCTTCCCGTATCTTTCGACTTCCATAAAACAGATGTTCACCCCTGAAGCAAAAGGTCTTTTAGGCTATAACCAGTTTATTTTACATTGTTTATACGCTGTTTCGTGAGCTTCTTTCTCGTGACTACACGCACCTCTCTATGGGGCAATACAATTGGCAAGGTTATCTTGAGTGCTTTAAGAAGCTTTTGGGTATTCTCCCTTGGTCTTGGTATTTTTATGCATGCTCCCTGGTCTTTGACTTTCATTTCTACAGAACAAAGTGTGCTCAGTTGAGCTATCCCCTCAGTGACTGTCATGTCAAATTTCTCCCATGCCCGGCGTAGATGCCGGATAATCATATATGACAACATTACTACCAACACATGGCCCCGAGTGCTTGATTCTAATCTGACATGGATTGGCCGTACCTCTAAATGTACTGTCTTGCAATCACGGAACGCTCTTTCTACTTCTGTCAAATCTTTGTAGCGGTCATGAACTCCTTCTTTATCCAATTCTTCTGCCGAAAGATCAGTCTTAATGACATAACACCCATCAAGCAGCGACATTTCTTTGAGCACCTTGTCGTCCTGTTCTAAAAACAACACCCTTCCTTGTTCCTTTGATTGGACAGATAGCCATTTATCCAGCTTTTAATCTAATTATCTTTTTCTCTACCTCTTTCTGTGCTGTTGTTACTCGTGCCTTCGGGTGTTTGCTGAGATACTCATCCTTGTTTTGAAGGAAGTTTTCGATACAGTGGAGTTTTGACAATCGAGTCTGTGTCATTTCATCTGCACGTACTGGATTACGCCTTAAGACATACCGGATACCGTCTTCCTCAACCTCGCATACCTCCTTATCGAACAGCTCCATCTGGATTACCCCTGTCTTGATGAGTGACCTGATCTGGGGTTTTGTTATTGCTGTTATGTAGTGAAAGTGCTCGGGAAGATTGTCTACTTGTGCCTTTTTAATCATTCCCCGATCACCGACAAAGGTCATACTCTTGCAGCCAAAAAGCTCTCCTGCTTTTTCTACCTGTGAGAAAGGTTTTCGGGTCTTGAGTGTTACCATGGAATACCTCTGTGGAAACAGCGTCTCCATACTCGTCACACAATAACCCGATAACTATTTGCTTTTTCCCCTTCTTCCCATCTCTGCCATAGCCATAATCACCAAAGAAATTCTTCTCACCTTCCAGATAACTGCTCGTCACATCGTAGAGGAATAATTGTGGAAGAGCTTTTCCCCGTCTTGAAACAAACAGGGCTTTCTCTATTTCATCTTGATTTATCGACAACCATTCAAGGTTTTCGTAGAGATTATTTTCATCAAATCCACGCAAGAGTGTCAGAACATCACATGCCGCATGGCTTTGCGCAAGCCGCACTGCTGAGAGACGTGAACCTT is drawn from Candidatus Scalindua sp. and contains these coding sequences:
- a CDS encoding sugar transferase, whose translation is MKRIFDIFFSFTGLLFLLPLFAAVAIVVKLDSRGPGFFMQERIGKNFKVFKIYKFRTMTVDAESKGPKITVGGDKRITKIGKLLRKYKIDELPQLINVLKGEMSFVGPRPEVKKYVDLYKTEYEKLLKVRPGITDPASIKYSSEEIVLSLSENWEENYVKRILPEKIKLSSHYVDNHNLLTDLRLIFTTIFKI